One genomic region from Knoellia sp. p5-6-4 encodes:
- a CDS encoding lysylphosphatidylglycerol synthase domain-containing protein, whose translation MVLAARLSRLSKGALSLGLAAVIVRWAVPRAGGVGWSQIGQAVTALSMTEVGVLAAVWLAGLWAHTLALTAAMPGLSSRRALFLNLTGSAVSNVLPLGGAAGTLANYTMSRAWGFSPSTFARWALVTNIWDTLAKLVLPGVALCWLAVAGVDTGGALGQAAAVGAALLVVALLVVRGLSAGDRGAQVLGALADRVAGAVGRANPMPGGYAAWAVHLRRDSADLIAAAWGRLTLGKASYALLQAALLWLCLASLGTPPGLSVVFAAFALERILSMVVITPGATGIVEVGMTGLLVGLGAEPVTATAGVIVYRAITVGLEVPVGGLGLVWWWALRRQARRPAEVPVVGVAVGARSS comes from the coding sequence ATGGTCCTCGCCGCCCGCCTGAGCCGCCTCTCGAAGGGCGCCCTCTCCCTCGGTCTCGCGGCTGTCATCGTCCGCTGGGCCGTCCCCCGTGCAGGCGGGGTGGGCTGGAGTCAGATCGGGCAGGCGGTCACCGCCCTCAGCATGACCGAGGTGGGGGTGCTCGCCGCGGTCTGGCTGGCCGGGCTGTGGGCGCACACCCTGGCGCTGACGGCCGCGATGCCGGGCCTGAGCTCCCGCCGGGCGCTGTTCCTCAACCTCACGGGCAGTGCGGTGTCCAACGTGCTGCCGCTCGGTGGCGCTGCCGGCACGCTCGCGAACTACACGATGAGCCGCGCGTGGGGTTTCAGCCCGAGCACGTTCGCCCGGTGGGCCCTGGTCACCAACATCTGGGACACCCTGGCCAAGCTGGTGCTGCCGGGTGTGGCGCTGTGCTGGCTGGCCGTGGCCGGCGTCGACACGGGGGGCGCGCTCGGCCAGGCCGCGGCGGTCGGTGCCGCCCTGCTCGTGGTGGCCCTGCTCGTGGTCCGCGGCCTGAGTGCCGGCGACCGGGGCGCGCAGGTGCTGGGGGCGCTCGCCGACCGTGTGGCGGGTGCGGTGGGGCGTGCCAACCCGATGCCCGGCGGGTATGCCGCGTGGGCGGTTCACCTGCGCCGCGACAGTGCCGACCTCATCGCCGCGGCCTGGGGCAGGCTGACCCTAGGCAAGGCGTCCTACGCGCTCCTGCAGGCGGCGCTGCTGTGGCTGTGCCTTGCCTCTCTGGGCACCCCGCCCGGGCTCTCGGTCGTCTTCGCCGCCTTCGCCCTCGAACGCATCCTGTCCATGGTGGTGATCACCCCCGGGGCCACCGGCATCGTGGAGGTGGGCATGACCGGCCTGTTAGTGGGGCTCGGGGCCGAGCCGGTGACCGCCACCGCAGGGGTGATCGTCTACCGGGCGATCACGGTCGGCCTGGAGGTTCCCGTGGGCGGGTTGGGTCTGGTGTGGTGGTGGGCACTGCGCCGGCAGGCCCGTCGTCCGGCGGAGGTGCCCGTCGTCGGTGTCGCGGTGGGGGCACGTTCTTCCTGA
- a CDS encoding metal-sensitive transcriptional regulator, translating into MDTVSTAEMHAVVNRLKRAQGQLGGIVRMIEEGRDCSDVVTQLSAVHRALGRAGFDVIALNMRECLADPDPERRLDLDELRRLFMSLA; encoded by the coding sequence ATGGACACCGTCAGCACTGCTGAGATGCATGCGGTGGTCAACCGGCTCAAGCGCGCCCAGGGCCAGCTCGGCGGGATCGTGCGGATGATCGAGGAGGGCCGCGACTGCTCCGACGTCGTCACCCAGCTCTCCGCCGTCCACCGGGCCCTCGGACGCGCCGGCTTCGACGTCATCGCGCTCAACATGCGCGAGTGCCTCGCCGATCCGGACCCCGAGCGCCGGCTCGACCTCGACGAACTGCGGCGGCTGTTCATGTCGCTCGCCTGA
- the trxA gene encoding thioredoxin gives MATRALTKDTFTSTVQGDGIVLVDFWAAWCGPCRMFAPVFEKASEEHDDVVFGKVDTEAEPELAGALQITSIPTLMAFRDGILVFAQPGALPAAALADVIRQVRALDMDEVRKQVAAAQAS, from the coding sequence ATGGCCACGCGTGCCCTCACCAAGGACACCTTCACCAGCACCGTGCAGGGCGACGGCATCGTGCTCGTCGACTTCTGGGCGGCCTGGTGCGGCCCCTGCCGCATGTTCGCCCCCGTCTTCGAGAAGGCCTCCGAGGAGCACGACGACGTCGTGTTCGGGAAGGTCGACACCGAGGCCGAGCCCGAGCTCGCCGGCGCCCTGCAGATCACCTCGATCCCGACGCTCATGGCGTTCCGTGACGGAATCCTCGTCTTCGCCCAGCCCGGCGCCCTGCCGGCCGCCGCACTGGCCGACGTGATCCGCCAGGTGCGCGCCCTCGACATGGACGAGGTCCGCAAGCAGGTCGCTGCCGCCCAGGCCAGCTGA
- a CDS encoding rhodanese-like domain-containing protein, with product MTTATTMPARLDVATLREWLGRSDSPRLLDVRTPAEFGTAHIPGSYNVPLDLLKEHRDELRQHLEEDVVLVCRSGNRASQAEALLAAAGLPNLHVLDGGVMAWETAGAPLRRGSQKWDLERQVRLVAGILVLTGIVASIFFPKAKWLSGAIGGGLVGAAATNSCLMGQLLSKLPYNQNAGCDLQSVLRELQD from the coding sequence ATGACCACTGCAACCACCATGCCCGCACGCCTCGACGTCGCGACCCTGAGGGAATGGCTCGGCCGCAGCGACTCACCTCGCCTGCTCGACGTCCGCACCCCGGCCGAGTTCGGCACGGCGCACATCCCCGGCTCCTACAACGTGCCGCTCGACCTGCTCAAGGAGCACCGCGACGAGCTGCGCCAGCACCTCGAGGAGGACGTGGTCCTCGTATGCCGTTCCGGCAACCGGGCGAGCCAGGCCGAGGCGCTGCTCGCGGCGGCCGGGCTGCCGAACCTGCACGTCCTCGACGGCGGGGTCATGGCATGGGAGACGGCCGGTGCACCGCTGCGCCGTGGCTCGCAGAAGTGGGACCTCGAGCGCCAGGTGCGCCTCGTGGCCGGCATCCTCGTGCTCACCGGCATCGTCGCCAGCATCTTCTTCCCGAAGGCCAAGTGGCTCTCCGGAGCCATCGGTGGAGGCCTCGTCGGCGCCGCGGCGACCAACTCGTGCCTCATGGGCCAGCTGCTGTCCAAGCTGCCCTACAACCAGAACGCCGGCTGCGACCTGCAGTCGGTGCTCCGCGAGCTGCAGGACTGA
- a CDS encoding MBL fold metallo-hydrolase: MAVTILPVETPSLGDRSYLVHDGEVAFVVDPQRDIDRMLDLAKSCGVRITHVFETHIHNDYVTGGFALAKETGAAYHVNADDKVSFEHDPVRDGDVVEVSDTLKVRVIHTPGHTFTHLSYALEGPTPAVFSGGSLLFGSTGRPDLLGPDHTDALARHQHASAHKLADQLTDDTQVMPTHGFGSFCSATQSDSTSSTIGQERRSNPALTKDEEAYVAETLEGLDAYPAYYAHMGPANAQGPSGADLSAPELADKEELRKRLEAGEWLVDLRKRTAFAAGHAPGTLNFGIDGQFATYLGWLIPWGTPVTLLGESAEQVAEAQREMVRIGIDHPAAAATGKPEEWTDEPLSSFERATFADLAQVRHHRPVQILDVRRGPEFEESHIEGAVNVPIHEILNRLDEVPSGEVWVHCAGGYRASVVASILAANGHRVVAVDDSFDEHAASSGLPLVKAA; the protein is encoded by the coding sequence ATGGCCGTGACAATCCTCCCCGTCGAGACGCCCTCGCTGGGCGACCGCAGCTACCTCGTCCATGACGGCGAGGTGGCCTTCGTGGTCGACCCGCAGCGCGACATCGACCGCATGCTCGACCTGGCGAAGAGCTGCGGCGTGCGCATCACCCACGTCTTCGAGACGCACATCCACAACGACTACGTCACCGGTGGCTTCGCCCTCGCGAAGGAGACCGGCGCGGCATACCACGTCAACGCCGACGACAAGGTCTCCTTCGAGCACGACCCGGTGCGCGACGGCGACGTCGTCGAGGTGAGCGACACCCTGAAGGTGCGCGTCATCCACACCCCCGGCCACACCTTCACCCACCTGTCCTACGCGCTGGAGGGCCCGACCCCGGCCGTCTTTTCCGGTGGCTCGCTGCTCTTCGGTTCCACCGGCCGCCCCGACCTGCTGGGGCCGGACCACACCGACGCCCTGGCCCGCCACCAGCACGCCTCCGCCCACAAGCTGGCCGACCAGCTGACGGACGACACCCAGGTCATGCCGACCCACGGGTTCGGCTCGTTCTGCTCGGCCACCCAGTCCGACTCGACCTCGTCGACCATCGGCCAGGAGCGCAGGAGCAACCCCGCCCTGACCAAGGACGAGGAGGCCTACGTCGCCGAGACCCTCGAGGGACTCGACGCCTACCCCGCCTACTACGCGCACATGGGCCCGGCCAACGCACAGGGCCCGTCGGGAGCCGACCTGTCGGCACCCGAGCTCGCCGACAAGGAGGAGCTGCGCAAGCGCCTCGAGGCCGGCGAGTGGCTCGTCGACCTGCGCAAGCGCACCGCCTTCGCCGCCGGCCACGCGCCCGGCACGCTGAACTTCGGCATCGACGGCCAGTTCGCGACCTACCTCGGCTGGCTCATTCCCTGGGGCACGCCGGTGACCCTCCTCGGCGAGAGCGCCGAGCAGGTGGCCGAGGCGCAACGTGAGATGGTGCGGATCGGCATCGACCACCCCGCTGCCGCCGCCACCGGCAAGCCCGAGGAGTGGACCGACGAGCCGCTGAGCAGCTTCGAGCGCGCGACCTTCGCCGACCTCGCCCAGGTGCGCCACCACCGCCCGGTCCAGATCCTCGACGTGCGCCGCGGCCCGGAGTTCGAGGAGTCGCACATCGAGGGAGCGGTCAACGTGCCGATCCACGAGATCCTGAACCGCCTCGACGAGGTCCCCTCCGGTGAGGTCTGGGTGCACTGCGCCGGCGGCTACCGCGCCTCCGTCGTCGCCAGCATCCTCGCGGCCAACGGCCACCGGGTGGTCGCGGTCGACGACTCCTTCGACGAGCACGCCGCCTCCTCCGGCCTGCCCCTGGTCAAGGCCGCCTGA
- a CDS encoding rhodanese-like domain-containing protein, translating to MQEITLEQFAAAQQDAKAFILDVREVMEYVQGHVPGAVLIPMSQLASRVAEVPRDRPVHVICRSGNRSASMTSFLERAGVDAWNVAGGTAAWASSGRPLVTGRDPR from the coding sequence ATGCAGGAGATCACCCTCGAGCAGTTCGCTGCCGCCCAGCAGGACGCGAAGGCCTTCATCCTCGACGTCCGCGAGGTGATGGAGTACGTCCAGGGCCACGTGCCGGGAGCCGTTCTCATCCCCATGTCGCAGCTGGCCTCCCGCGTCGCCGAGGTTCCGCGCGACCGCCCGGTGCACGTGATCTGCCGCAGCGGCAACCGCAGCGCGTCGATGACCTCGTTCCTCGAGCGAGCCGGCGTCGACGCCTGGAATGTCGCCGGCGGCACCGCCGCCTGGGCCAGCTCGGGCCGGCCGCTCGTGACCGGCCGCGACCCCCGCTGA
- a CDS encoding FAD-dependent oxidoreductase, whose protein sequence is MASAPVTPSGLPAPRRVAVVGAGMVGLSTAWFLQEHGVEVTVLDREGVAAGSSWGNAGWLTPGIATPLPEPAVLKYGIRAVLSPSSPVYVPPSANPDFLRFVTGFTRHSTMKAWKKAMGALVPVNDLSLESFDLLRDGGVRAETRETDSFLAAYRTEDERRTLLEEIEHIHSAGQSIEFDVLTGAQAREIEPTLSEEVGAAIRLRDQRFIDPGAYVHALADSVRDRGGKILSGATVGDLVETGSGVDVVTAEGSRESFDSVVLATGAWLGRLARRFGVRRVVQAGRGYSFSVAVDHLPEGPVYFPAQRVACTPIGDRLRVAGMMEFRRPEAALDPRRIRAIAEAARPLLRGADLDRRQDEWVGSRPCTVDGLPLIGATSSSRVFAAGGHGMWGITLGPVTGRLLAEQLVTGRSIPQLAPFDPLR, encoded by the coding sequence ATGGCCTCCGCACCCGTCACCCCCTCCGGTCTGCCCGCCCCCCGCCGTGTCGCCGTCGTCGGCGCCGGCATGGTGGGCCTGTCCACCGCCTGGTTCCTGCAGGAGCACGGCGTCGAGGTCACCGTCCTCGACCGCGAAGGCGTCGCCGCGGGGTCGTCGTGGGGCAACGCGGGGTGGCTCACCCCCGGCATCGCCACGCCGCTGCCCGAGCCCGCAGTGCTGAAGTACGGCATCCGCGCGGTGCTGAGCCCGTCCTCGCCGGTCTATGTCCCGCCGAGCGCCAACCCCGACTTCCTGCGCTTCGTCACCGGCTTCACGCGTCACAGCACGATGAAGGCCTGGAAGAAGGCCATGGGCGCCCTCGTGCCGGTCAACGACCTCTCGCTCGAGAGCTTCGACCTGCTCCGCGACGGCGGTGTGCGCGCCGAGACGCGGGAGACCGACTCCTTCCTCGCCGCCTACCGGACCGAGGACGAGCGCCGCACGCTGCTCGAGGAGATCGAGCACATCCACTCGGCCGGCCAGTCGATCGAGTTCGACGTGCTCACCGGGGCGCAGGCCCGTGAGATCGAGCCGACCCTCTCCGAGGAGGTCGGCGCCGCGATCCGGCTGCGCGACCAGCGCTTCATCGACCCGGGAGCCTACGTGCACGCCCTCGCCGACTCGGTGCGCGACCGCGGCGGCAAGATCCTCTCCGGCGCCACCGTCGGCGACCTCGTCGAGACCGGCTCGGGCGTCGACGTCGTGACCGCCGAGGGCAGCCGCGAGTCGTTCGACTCCGTCGTGCTGGCCACCGGCGCCTGGCTGGGCCGGCTCGCCCGGCGCTTCGGCGTCCGGCGGGTCGTGCAGGCCGGCCGCGGCTACAGCTTCAGCGTGGCCGTCGACCACCTGCCCGAGGGCCCGGTCTACTTCCCCGCCCAGCGGGTGGCCTGCACGCCGATCGGCGACCGGCTCCGCGTCGCGGGGATGATGGAGTTCCGCCGACCCGAGGCGGCCCTGGACCCGCGCCGCATCCGGGCCATCGCCGAGGCCGCCCGCCCGCTGCTGCGCGGGGCGGACCTCGACCGGCGCCAGGACGAGTGGGTCGGGTCGCGGCCCTGCACCGTCGACGGGCTCCCGCTCATCGGCGCCACGAGCTCGAGCCGGGTCTTCGCCGCCGGCGGCCACGGGATGTGGGGCATCACCCTCGGGCCGGTCACCGGCCGCCTGCTCGCCGAGCAGCTGGTGACCGGGAGGAGCATCCCCCAGCTCGCGCCGTTCGACCCGCTGCGCTGA
- a CDS encoding helix-turn-helix domain-containing protein, with amino-acid sequence MITVADLAASLGGGLLSLAVDVSGAEVDDLTLAEPGQGVVGQPGDLVLGVGVDRVEAATDLLRMAADAGAGGVVLRRTLARRRTVRDLARRRQVALVELADHASWAHTVWLLRGVLDRAATPGVPGRVEAPVHDDLFALADAIAAVVDAPVTIEDPHSRVLAYSSRQDVTDPARVSTIVGRRVPEEVLASLRARGVFRRLARSAEPVFVPADPSGTLPRLVVPVRAGGEWLGSIWALVEERPDPAVVREVSHTASVVALHLLRLRAHADLGRRLAADRVRMALGGTTTGAEEWLPDGPWRVACLGGPSDASPENLLDLWESVCRRHSWHQPLLATLDGRVYAVLGADGAVPGTWEWLREVVEATATEDLALTAAAGRPAYGTGELGRARAEAAEAERCRGHQAVVGIEEVWAAVTVERAAVALRDAPLPGPVEALRRHDADRGTDYLGTLTAWLDHPGEPALAARSLHVHPNTLRYRMGRLAALPELGGVDLGDPHTRLALRLQLASLPPSAPQTR; translated from the coding sequence GTGATCACCGTGGCCGACCTTGCCGCCTCGCTTGGCGGCGGGCTGCTCTCGCTGGCCGTCGACGTGTCAGGAGCCGAGGTCGACGACCTCACCCTCGCCGAGCCCGGGCAGGGGGTGGTCGGGCAGCCGGGTGACCTCGTCCTCGGGGTGGGCGTCGACCGCGTCGAGGCTGCCACCGACCTGCTCCGCATGGCGGCGGACGCCGGAGCCGGTGGCGTGGTGCTGCGGCGGACCCTGGCCCGGCGGCGGACGGTGCGCGACCTCGCGCGGCGTCGCCAGGTCGCCCTCGTCGAGCTCGCCGACCACGCGTCCTGGGCCCACACGGTGTGGCTGCTGCGGGGCGTGCTGGACCGAGCCGCGACGCCGGGGGTGCCCGGTCGCGTCGAGGCGCCGGTGCACGACGACCTGTTCGCGCTCGCCGACGCCATCGCCGCCGTCGTCGACGCCCCCGTGACGATCGAGGACCCGCACTCCCGCGTGCTCGCCTACTCCTCGCGGCAGGACGTGACCGACCCGGCCCGGGTGTCCACCATCGTCGGGCGCCGGGTGCCGGAGGAGGTGCTGGCCAGCCTGCGGGCACGCGGCGTCTTCCGGCGCCTGGCCCGCTCGGCGGAGCCGGTCTTCGTGCCTGCCGACCCCAGCGGCACCCTGCCGCGCCTCGTCGTGCCAGTGCGCGCGGGCGGGGAGTGGCTGGGCTCCATCTGGGCGCTCGTGGAGGAGCGGCCCGATCCGGCGGTGGTACGCGAGGTCAGCCACACCGCCTCGGTCGTCGCCCTCCACCTGCTGCGGCTGCGGGCGCACGCCGACCTCGGCCGTCGGCTTGCCGCCGACCGGGTGCGCATGGCCCTCGGCGGCACCACCACCGGCGCCGAGGAGTGGCTCCCCGACGGCCCGTGGCGGGTCGCCTGCCTCGGAGGTCCGTCCGACGCGTCGCCCGAGAACCTGCTCGACCTGTGGGAGTCGGTGTGCCGGCGCCACTCGTGGCACCAGCCGCTGCTCGCGACCCTCGACGGACGCGTGTATGCCGTGCTGGGCGCCGACGGTGCCGTGCCCGGCACCTGGGAGTGGCTGCGCGAGGTGGTGGAGGCCACGGCCACCGAGGACCTGGCGCTGACGGCGGCGGCCGGCCGCCCGGCATACGGGACAGGTGAGCTGGGGAGGGCGCGGGCCGAGGCGGCGGAGGCCGAGCGCTGCCGCGGACACCAGGCGGTGGTGGGGATCGAGGAGGTCTGGGCGGCGGTGACGGTGGAACGGGCCGCCGTCGCGTTGCGGGACGCGCCCCTCCCGGGTCCGGTCGAGGCGCTGCGCCGCCACGACGCCGACCGCGGCACCGACTACCTGGGCACCCTGACCGCGTGGCTGGACCACCCGGGGGAGCCGGCGCTCGCCGCGCGCTCGCTGCACGTGCACCCCAACACCCTGCGCTACCGGATGGGCCGGCTGGCCGCCCTTCCGGAGCTGGGCGGCGTCGACCTCGGGGACCCGCACACCAGGCTGGCCCTGCGCCTGCAGCTCGCCTCCCTGCCACCGTCGGCGCCGCAGACCCGCTGA
- a CDS encoding LacI family DNA-binding transcriptional regulator, giving the protein MGSTHRAGQGATIYSVAELAGVSIASVSRVLQGSTAVSDVTRAKVLAAVDELNYVPLGAARSLAVRHHEAHGLVLPELTGPYYAELLLGFETRAAELGQSVVLVLTEGKRDLARTVRQLATRVDGIAVLGADALPERLVRALHGSKPLILIAGDAQPDVEAVGAENEQSAQELTTHLFGHGRRRLLFVGDPDTAPDVRDRYRGFVAAHRAKRRTAAEPVRTAFREEDGAAFAERVLAGSVDADALFCANDELALSVMHTLQDGGMDVPGDIAVVGWDDVMTARYVRPGLTTVRQPVRELGALVAERLHERITGLPARAERVVLPTQVVLRSSCGCPAT; this is encoded by the coding sequence ATGGGTTCCACGCACCGCGCTGGGCAGGGGGCGACGATCTACTCCGTCGCCGAGCTCGCCGGCGTCTCCATCGCCTCCGTCTCCCGCGTGCTCCAGGGCTCTACGGCGGTCTCCGACGTCACCCGGGCCAAGGTGCTCGCGGCGGTCGACGAGCTCAACTACGTGCCGCTCGGGGCGGCGCGCAGCCTGGCCGTGCGGCACCACGAGGCCCACGGCCTGGTGCTGCCCGAGCTCACCGGTCCCTACTACGCCGAGCTGCTCCTCGGGTTCGAGACCCGCGCGGCCGAGCTCGGGCAGAGCGTGGTGCTCGTGCTCACCGAGGGCAAGCGCGACCTCGCCCGCACCGTGCGCCAGCTGGCCACCCGGGTGGACGGCATCGCGGTGCTCGGTGCCGATGCCCTGCCCGAGCGCCTGGTCCGCGCCCTGCACGGGTCGAAGCCGCTGATCCTCATCGCGGGTGACGCCCAGCCCGACGTCGAGGCGGTCGGCGCCGAGAACGAGCAGAGCGCCCAGGAGCTCACCACCCACCTGTTCGGCCACGGCCGCAGGCGGCTGCTCTTCGTGGGCGACCCCGACACCGCGCCCGACGTGCGCGACCGCTACCGCGGGTTCGTTGCCGCGCACCGCGCCAAGCGACGCACGGCCGCCGAACCCGTGCGCACCGCCTTCCGTGAGGAGGACGGTGCGGCCTTCGCCGAACGCGTGCTCGCCGGCTCGGTCGACGCCGACGCCCTCTTCTGCGCCAACGACGAGCTCGCGCTCTCGGTCATGCACACCCTCCAGGACGGCGGCATGGACGTGCCGGGTGACATCGCGGTCGTCGGCTGGGACGACGTGATGACGGCCCGCTACGTACGCCCCGGCCTGACCACCGTGCGCCAGCCGGTCCGCGAGCTCGGCGCCCTCGTCGCCGAGCGCCTGCACGAGCGCATCACCGGCCTCCCCGCCCGCGCGGAGCGCGTGGTGCTGCCCACGCAGGTCGTCCTGCGGTCCTCCTGCGGGTGCCCCGCAACCTAG
- a CDS encoding sugar ABC transporter substrate-binding protein → MRRTSAIVVATLATTALALSACGRDSGTPASGESQGKAVSEGKATGTITVWAMGAEGEKLPALAKDFEAANPGAKVNVTAIPWDSAHDKFATAITAGKTPDAAMVGTTWMGEFAGQDALDPLPSSIDTSKFFPGAQKTTEVGGTSYGIPWYVETRLLYYRTDLAKKAGFTEAPKTWEELKAMAKAMQDKAGAKWGIGLQAGGQGSWQTLMPFAWSNGAELTKDGGKAYNFDTPEVKEAMEYYQSFFTEGISDKAAPATPTTEPDFASGKVPMFISGPWMMSAVEKVGGEGFKDKYSVAKMPEKKTSSSFVGGSDFVVFKNSKQRDTAWKFVQFLADPKTQAKWYQQSTDLPSVQSAWEDPAIASDTKLATFGEQLKTAQAPPSFPTWEQVITALDTELEKVTKQGADPGAALKTVQQQAESIGTGQ, encoded by the coding sequence ATGAGACGCACCTCCGCGATCGTGGTCGCCACCCTGGCCACCACCGCCCTGGCCCTGTCCGCCTGCGGGCGCGACAGCGGCACCCCGGCCTCCGGCGAGAGCCAGGGCAAGGCCGTCAGCGAGGGCAAGGCCACCGGCACCATCACCGTCTGGGCGATGGGCGCCGAGGGTGAGAAGCTTCCGGCGCTGGCCAAGGACTTCGAGGCGGCCAACCCCGGTGCGAAGGTGAACGTCACGGCGATTCCGTGGGACTCCGCCCACGACAAGTTCGCCACCGCCATCACGGCGGGCAAGACCCCCGACGCCGCGATGGTCGGCACCACCTGGATGGGCGAGTTCGCCGGCCAGGACGCCCTCGACCCGCTCCCGTCCTCGATCGACACCTCGAAGTTCTTCCCCGGGGCGCAAAAGACCACCGAGGTGGGCGGGACCTCCTACGGCATCCCCTGGTACGTCGAGACCCGCCTGCTCTACTACCGCACCGACCTGGCGAAGAAGGCCGGCTTCACCGAGGCCCCCAAGACCTGGGAGGAGCTCAAGGCGATGGCCAAGGCCATGCAGGACAAGGCCGGCGCGAAGTGGGGCATCGGCCTCCAGGCCGGCGGGCAGGGGTCCTGGCAGACCCTCATGCCGTTCGCGTGGAGCAACGGCGCCGAGCTGACCAAGGACGGCGGCAAGGCCTACAACTTCGACACCCCTGAGGTGAAGGAGGCCATGGAGTACTACCAGAGCTTCTTCACCGAGGGCATCTCCGACAAGGCGGCCCCGGCCACCCCGACGACCGAGCCCGACTTCGCCAGCGGCAAGGTGCCGATGTTCATCTCCGGCCCGTGGATGATGTCGGCGGTCGAGAAGGTCGGCGGCGAGGGCTTCAAGGACAAGTACTCCGTGGCCAAGATGCCCGAGAAGAAGACGTCCTCCTCCTTCGTCGGCGGCTCGGACTTCGTGGTCTTCAAGAACTCCAAGCAGCGTGACACCGCGTGGAAGTTCGTCCAGTTCCTCGCCGACCCCAAGACGCAGGCCAAGTGGTACCAGCAGTCGACGGACCTGCCGTCGGTGCAGTCGGCCTGGGAGGACCCGGCCATCGCCTCCGACACAAAGCTGGCCACCTTCGGTGAGCAGCTGAAGACCGCCCAGGCCCCGCCGTCGTTCCCGACCTGGGAGCAGGTCATCACCGCGCTCGACACCGAGCTCGAGAAGGTGACCAAGCAGGGCGCCGACCCGGGCGCCGCGCTGAAGACGGTGCAGCAGCAGGCCGAGTCCATCGGCACCGGGCAGTAG
- a CDS encoding sugar ABC transporter permease, translating to MTATTERAAAERAASRRPAHGSRRREGRAAWILALPFCLLFLTFTVWPVVQSLFMSFTDTRSRDLRTPFAVNVVGLENFAKALSDPLFLQAARNTAYFVLVGVPLTMGLALLAAVALDRGITRFRSAFRLGFYLPVITSIVAVAVVWRFLLERESGLINTVLGWVGIDGPNWLGDPTWSMPSIILMAAWRNFGTAMIIFLAGLQSVPWSLHEAAAIDGAGAWKRFRYVTLPLLRPTILFVSVTTAIGYLQFFEEPFIMTNGGPLNSTLSLSMYTYRQFGFGNYGYAAAISYIIFVVIVVVTAIQFRILREKD from the coding sequence ATGACCGCCACGACCGAGCGCGCCGCGGCAGAGCGCGCTGCCTCCCGCCGGCCGGCCCACGGGTCGCGCCGGCGGGAGGGGCGGGCGGCCTGGATCCTCGCGCTTCCGTTCTGCCTGCTCTTCCTCACCTTCACGGTGTGGCCGGTGGTCCAGTCGCTCTTCATGAGCTTCACGGACACCCGCTCCCGTGACCTGCGCACCCCCTTCGCCGTCAACGTCGTCGGGCTGGAGAACTTCGCCAAGGCCCTGTCGGACCCGCTCTTCCTCCAGGCGGCCCGCAACACCGCCTACTTCGTGCTCGTCGGTGTGCCCCTGACCATGGGGCTGGCGCTGCTCGCGGCGGTCGCCCTCGACCGCGGCATCACCAGGTTCCGCTCGGCGTTCCGGTTGGGCTTCTACCTCCCGGTGATCACCTCGATCGTGGCGGTGGCCGTGGTCTGGCGGTTCCTGCTCGAGCGCGAGAGCGGCCTGATCAACACCGTGCTCGGCTGGGTCGGCATCGACGGGCCCAACTGGCTCGGTGACCCCACCTGGTCGATGCCGTCGATCATCCTCATGGCGGCCTGGCGCAACTTCGGCACGGCGATGATCATCTTCCTCGCCGGCCTGCAGTCGGTGCCGTGGAGCCTGCACGAGGCTGCCGCCATCGACGGTGCCGGCGCCTGGAAGCGGTTCCGCTACGTGACCCTGCCCCTCCTGCGCCCCACGATCCTGTTCGTGTCGGTGACCACGGCCATCGGCTACCTCCAGTTCTTCGAGGAGCCGTTCATCATGACCAACGGCGGGCCACTCAACAGCACGCTCTCGCTGTCGATGTACACCTACCGCCAGTTCGGGTTCGGCAACTACGGCTACGCCGCTGCCATCAGCTACATCATCTTCGTCGTGATCGTGGTCGTCACCGCGATCCAGTTCCGCATCCTCCGCGAAAAGGACTGA